In the Taeniopygia guttata chromosome 12, bTaeGut7.mat, whole genome shotgun sequence genome, one interval contains:
- the USP19 gene encoding ubiquitin carboxyl-terminal hydrolase 19 isoform X3, which translates to MSSSTNAPGQRRTSRGLDDATNKKKQKDRANQESKEVSRPELEQAETTQEKDSEEELLLDWKQNADEIIIKLNLGTGALKAEDVHADFTDTDCVVKLPDGRQWSCQFYEEIESSCSKIQCKKGNFLQLVLQKKIPLHNWSSLLKKRKDGSKELAKGAACWENGKEKAASAELTPEELRAEGTEPPRSRREPSNPKRAPGRSEALGGKSPASPGTQSGPSAKRAVYLKVAPTEEEANARVAGSTEPSKGHSGRASSRRNGRASQAEAPAALADLALPLEKAVVLAKETVPVEMPPLAATTEVLPHRVATCVEKRVLQPGSPTEALRSRDCLPVLGESSKAIPVATPPMGRDGEKRDWSKDDVALEAAADEPEPFVSLTFVKNDSYEKGNDLVVVHVYVKEIHKETSKVLFREQDFTLVFQTSDSNFLRLHPGCGPHTVFRWQVKLRNLIEPDQCTYNFTVSRIDVCLKKRQSQRWGGLEAPATRGAVGGAKVAMPTGPTPLDKNPPGSNQHPLSSKEEARTSDKEKPRVEDGALDGVAARTATEHLAVKQEPHIPSPKPTCMVPPMTHSPVSAESVEDDEDEDEKKKVCLPGFTGLVNLGNTCFMNSVIQSLSNTRELRDYFHDRSFESEINYNNPLGTGGRLAIGFAMLLRALWKGTHHAFQPSKLKAIVASKASQFTGYAQHDAQEFMAFLLDGLHEDLNRIQNKPYTETVDSDGRPDEVVAEEAWQRHKMRNDSFIVDLFQGQYKSKLVCPMCSKVSITFDPFLYLPVPLPQKQKVLTVYYFAKEPHKKPIKFLVSISKENSSAMEVLDSVAHSVRVKPENLRLAEVIKNHFHRMFLPSHSLDTVSPTDLLLCFEVLSPELAKERVVELQVQQRSQVPSGPVAKCAACQKKQLPEDEKLKRCTRCYRVGYCNVACQKTHWPDHKASCRPENIGFPFLISVPESRLTYARLAQLLEGYARYSVSVFQPPFQLGRMSPEQGLQPLHSDKLEPLAKSSCAAATSAPELGDGDRVSSLPQEPPLSPAVPELQPEMGDTTTVRSKVLTARSSLLSLDSGFSEHMESQGDSCCEKEPSYERALKPEAAIPGYQHTPDSLSARATQFYITKIDSANREHKLEDKGDTTLDLTDDCSLALVWKNNERLKEFVLVESKELECVEDPGSASEAARAGHFTLEQCLNLFTKPEVLAPEEAWYCPKCKQHREASKQLMLWRLPNVLIIQLKRFSFRSFIWRDKINDMVDFPVRSLDLSKFCIGRKGEQQLPVYDLYAVINHYGGMIGGHYTAYARLPNDKNSQRSDVGWRLFDDSTVTTVDESQVVTRYAYVLFYRRRNSPVERPLPGHPSDHRAERTPSAEAAASQELEAEEQELQLEAPQRPARNSWRPCGQKRTPGTPHHPDEGCVRYFVLATTAAIVALFLNVFYPLIYQPRWR; encoded by the exons ATGTCCAGCAGCACAAATGCCCCTGGCCAGAGGAGAACATCTCGGGGCTTGGATGATGCCACCaacaaaaagaagcagaaggatCGAGCCAATCAGGAAAGCAAGGAAG TGTCTCGCCCTGAGCTCGAGCAGGCTGAGACTACCCAGGAGAAGGACTCAGAGGAGG agctgctgctggactggAAGCAGAATGCCGATGAGATCATTATCAAGTTGAATTTGGGCACTGGAGCTCTGAAGGCAGAGGATGTACATGCTGATTTCACTGACACAGACTGTGTGGTCAAACTACCAG ACGGGCGCCAGTGGAGCTGTCAGTTCTATGAAGAGATCGAGAGCTCCTGCAGCAAGATCCAGTGCAAGAAAGGCAACTTTCTACAGCTTGTGCTACAGAAGAAGATCCCACTCCATAACTGGTCTTCACTTCTG aaaaaaaggaaagacgGATCCAAAGAACTGGCCAAAGGGGCTGCGTGCTGGGAGAATGGGAAGGAGAAGGCTGCTTCTGCAGAGCTGACCCCTGAAGAGCTGAGGGCTGAAGGCACAGAGCCACCAAGATCCCGGCGGGAGCCCTCCAACCCCAAGCGTGCTCCAGGAAGAAGCGAGGCCCTGGGAGGGAAaagcccagccagcccagggacacagagTGGCCCCAGTGCCAAGAGGGCAGTATACCTCAAAGTAGCTCCCACTGAAGAGGAGGCGAATGCCAGGGTCGCCGGGAGCACAGAGCCCAGCAAAGGGCACAGTGGGAGAGCCAGCAGCCGCCGCAACGGCAGAGCCAGCCAGGCCGAGGCACCCGCGGCCCTCGCAGACCTGGCACTGCCACTCGAGAAG GCTGTGGTTTTGGCCAAAGAGACTGTTCCCGTGGAGATGCCACCTCTTGCAGCTACCACAGAGGTGCTCCCCCACCGTGTTGCCACCTGTGTTGAGAAGAGagtcctgcagccaggcagcCCTACTGAGGCCTTGCGGAGCCGGGACTGCCTGCCTGTCCTGGGAGAGAGCTCTAAGGCCATCCCAGTGGCCACCCCTCCCATGGGCAGAGATGGTGAGAAGAGGGACTGGTCCAAGGATGATgtggctctggaagcagcagctgacG AGCCAGAGCCTTTTGTAAGCCTGACCTTTGTCAAGAATGACTCATACGAGAAGGGCAATGATCTGGTGGTGGTGCATGTCTATGTGAAGGAGATCCACAAGGAGACATCCAAGGTGTTGTTCCGGGAACAAGACTTCACACTAGTGTTCCAGACGAG TGATTCGAACTTCCTTCGTCTCCATCCTGGCTGTGGGCCCCACACGGTGTTCCGGTGGCAGGTGAAACTCAG GAACCTGATTGAGCCGGACCAGTGCACATACAACTTCACGGTGTCTCGCATTGATGTCTGCCTGAAGAAACGCCAGAGCCAGCGCTGGGGGGGGCTGGAGGCTCCAGCCACACGAG GTGCAGTGGGTGGTGCAAAGGTTGCCATGCCTACAGGCCCTACCCCTCTGGATAAGAACCCTCCGGGCAGTAACCAGCACCCCCTCTCCAGCAAGGAAGAGGCCCGAACCAGTGACAAAGAGAAGCCACGTGTGGAAGATGGGGCTCTGGATGGTGTGGCAGCCCGTACGGCCACAGAGCACTTGGCAGTGAAGCAGGAGCCACACATTCCTTCG cccAAACCGACATGTATGGTGCCACCAATGACACACAGCCCCGTGAGTGCCGAGAGCGtggaggatgatgaggatgaggatgagaaGAAGAAAGTCTGCCTGCCTGGCTTCACGGGGCTGGTGAACCTGGGCAACACCTGCTTCATGAACAGTGTCATCCAGTCCCTGTCCAACACCCGGGAGCTGCGTGACTACTTCCATG ATCGGTCCTTTGAGTCAGAAATCAATTATAACAACCCGCTGGGGACGGGTGGACGCCTGGCCATCGGCTTTGCCatgctgctcagagctctgtgGAAGGGCACACACCATGCCTTCCAGCCCTCTAAACTGAAG GCAATTGTGGCCAGCAAGGCCAGCCAGTTCACTGGCTATGCCCAGCATGATGCTCAGGAATTTATGGCCTTTCTGCTTGATGGCCTGCATGAGGACCTCAACCGCATCCAGAACAAGCCCTACACAGAGACTGTTGACTCAGATGGGAGGCCTGATGAG GTGGTAGCTGAGGAGGCTTGGCAACGACACAAGATGAGGAATGACTCGTTCATAGTAGACCTCTTCCAGGGCCAGTACAAATCCAAGCTCGTGTGCCCGATGTGCTCCAAG GTATCTATTACCTTTGACCCCTTCCTGTACCTCCCCGTGCCCCTCCCACAGAAGCAAAAGGTGCTGACCGTCTACTACTTTGCAAAGGAGCCACACAAGAAACCCATCAAG TTCCTCGTGAGTATCAGCAAGGAGAACTCCAGTGCCATGGAGGTACTTGACTCAGTTGCCCACAGCGTGCGTGTGAAACCAGAGAACCTGCGCCTGGCAGAG GTGATCAAGAATCACTTCCACCGCATGTTCCTGCCATCTCACTCCCTAGACACAGTCTCGCCAACGGacctgctgctttgctttgaggtgctgtccccagagctggccAAGGAACGTGTGGTGGAGCTTCAGGTCCAGCAG CGTTCGCAGGTGCCCAGTGGCCCTGTCGCCAAGTGTGCAGCCTGCCAGAAGAAGCAGCTGCCAGAGGATGAGAAGCTCAAGCGCTGCACGAGGTGCTATCGAGTTGGTTACTGCAACGT GGCATGTCAGAAAACACACTGGCCAGACCACAAGGCATCGTGCCGTCCTGAGAACATCGGTTTCCCCTTCCTCATCAGTGTGCCCGAGTCCCGCCTCACCTATGCCCGCCTGgcccagctgctggagggctACGCAAG GTACTCAGTCAGCGTGTTCCAGCCTCCATTCCAGTTGGGCCGGATGTCACCGGAGCAAGGGCTGCAGCCTCTGCACTCGGACAAGCTGGAGCCCCTGGCcaagagcagctgtgcagcagccacctctgctcctgagctgggagatggggacagggtTTCAAGCCTCCCTCAGGAGCCCCCGCTCTCGCCAGCTGTGCCTGAGCTGCAGCCAGAGATGGGGGATACTACCACTGTCCGGAGCAAGGTCCTGACAGCCAGGAGTTCCCTCCTGAGCTTGGATTCAGGGTTCTCTGAGCACATGGAGTCGCAGGGTGACAGCTGTTGTGAGAAGGAGCCATCCTATGAGAGAGCCCTCAAGCCAGAAG CTGCCATCCCTGGGTACCAGCACACTCCAGACTCGCTGAGTGCCCGCGCCACACAGTTCTACATCACTAAGATCGATTCTGCCAACCGAGAGCACAAGCTGGAAGATAAAG GTGACACCACCCTGGATCTGACAGACGACTGCTCCCTTGCCCTGGTGTGGAAGAACAATGAGCGCCTCAAGGAATTTGTGTTGGTAGAATCTAAGGAGTTGGAGTGTGTGGAGGATCCAGGCTCGGCCAGCGAAGCAGCCCGGGCTGGCCACTTCACCCTGGAGCAGTGCCTCAATCTCTTCACGAAGCCTGAAGTCCTGGCCCCAGAGGAAGCGTG GTACTGCCCCAAGTGCAAGCAGCACCGTGAGGCTTCCAAGCAGTTGATGCTGTGGCGGCTGCCCAATGTCCTCATCATCCAGCTCAAGCGCTTCTCCTTCCGCAGTTTTATTTGGAGGGACAAGATCAATGACATGGTGGACTTTCCCGTCCG GAGCCTGGATCTGAGCAAGTTCTGCATTGGTCGGAagggtgagcagcagctgcctgtgtATGACCTGTATGCTGTGATCAACCACTATGGAGGCATGATTGGAGGGCACTACACAGCATACGCCCGCCTGCCCAACGACAAGAACAGCCAGCGCAGCGACGTGG gctgGCGGCTCTTTGACGACAGCACAGTCACCACCGTGGATGAGAGCCAGGTGGTGACCAGATACGCCTATGTCCTCTTCTACCGCCGGAGGAACTCTCCTGTGGAgagacccctgccagggcatcCCTCAGACCACCGCGCCGAGCGCACCCCCTCTGCCgaagctgctgccagccag
- the USP19 gene encoding ubiquitin carboxyl-terminal hydrolase 19 isoform X1, with protein MSSSTNAPGQRRTSRGLDDATNKKKQKDRANQESKEVSRPELEQAETTQEKDSEEELLLDWKQNADEIIIKLNLGTGALKAEDVHADFTDTDCVVKLPDGRQWSCQFYEEIESSCSKIQCKKGNFLQLVLQKKIPLHNWSSLLKKRKDGSKELAKGAACWENGKEKAASAELTPEELRAEGTEPPRSRREPSNPKRAPGRSEALGGKSPASPGTQSGPSAKRAVYLKVAPTEEEANARVAGSTEPSKGHSGRASSRRNGRASQAEAPAALADLALPLEKAVVLAKETVPVEMPPLAATTEVLPHRVATCVEKRVLQPGSPTEALRSRDCLPVLGESSKAIPVATPPMGRDGEKRDWSKDDVALEAAADEPEPFVSLTFVKNDSYEKGNDLVVVHVYVKEIHKETSKVLFREQDFTLVFQTSDSNFLRLHPGCGPHTVFRWQVKLRNLIEPDQCTYNFTVSRIDVCLKKRQSQRWGGLEAPATRGAVGGAKVAMPTGPTPLDKNPPGSNQHPLSSKEEARTSDKEKPRVEDGALDGVAARTATEHLAVKQEPHIPSPKPTCMVPPMTHSPVSAESVEDDEDEDEKKKVCLPGFTGLVNLGNTCFMNSVIQSLSNTRELRDYFHDRSFESEINYNNPLGTGGRLAIGFAMLLRALWKGTHHAFQPSKLKAIVASKASQFTGYAQHDAQEFMAFLLDGLHEDLNRIQNKPYTETVDSDGRPDEVVAEEAWQRHKMRNDSFIVDLFQGQYKSKLVCPMCSKVSITFDPFLYLPVPLPQKQKVLTVYYFAKEPHKKPIKFLVSISKENSSAMEVLDSVAHSVRVKPENLRLAEVIKNHFHRMFLPSHSLDTVSPTDLLLCFEVLSPELAKERVVELQVQQRSQVPSGPVAKCAACQKKQLPEDEKLKRCTRCYRVGYCNVACQKTHWPDHKASCRPENIGFPFLISVPESRLTYARLAQLLEGYARYSVSVFQPPFQLGRMSPEQGLQPLHSDKLEPLAKSSCAAATSAPELGDGDRVSSLPQEPPLSPAVPELQPEMGDTTTVRSKVLTARSSLLSLDSGFSEHMESQGDSCCEKEPSYERALKPEAAIPGYQHTPDSLSARATQFYITKIDSANREHKLEDKGDTTLDLTDDCSLALVWKNNERLKEFVLVESKELECVEDPGSASEAARAGHFTLEQCLNLFTKPEVLAPEEAWYCPKCKQHREASKQLMLWRLPNVLIIQLKRFSFRSFIWRDKINDMVDFPVRSLDLSKFCIGRKGEQQLPVYDLYAVINHYGGMIGGHYTAYARLPNDKNSQRSDVGWRLFDDSTVTTVDESQVVTRYAYVLFYRRRNSPVERPLPGHPSDHRAERTPSAEAAASQASLIWQELEAEEQELQLEAPQRPARNSWRPCGQKRTPGTPHHPDEGCVRYFVLATTAAIVALFLNVFYPLIYQPRWR; from the exons ATGTCCAGCAGCACAAATGCCCCTGGCCAGAGGAGAACATCTCGGGGCTTGGATGATGCCACCaacaaaaagaagcagaaggatCGAGCCAATCAGGAAAGCAAGGAAG TGTCTCGCCCTGAGCTCGAGCAGGCTGAGACTACCCAGGAGAAGGACTCAGAGGAGG agctgctgctggactggAAGCAGAATGCCGATGAGATCATTATCAAGTTGAATTTGGGCACTGGAGCTCTGAAGGCAGAGGATGTACATGCTGATTTCACTGACACAGACTGTGTGGTCAAACTACCAG ACGGGCGCCAGTGGAGCTGTCAGTTCTATGAAGAGATCGAGAGCTCCTGCAGCAAGATCCAGTGCAAGAAAGGCAACTTTCTACAGCTTGTGCTACAGAAGAAGATCCCACTCCATAACTGGTCTTCACTTCTG aaaaaaaggaaagacgGATCCAAAGAACTGGCCAAAGGGGCTGCGTGCTGGGAGAATGGGAAGGAGAAGGCTGCTTCTGCAGAGCTGACCCCTGAAGAGCTGAGGGCTGAAGGCACAGAGCCACCAAGATCCCGGCGGGAGCCCTCCAACCCCAAGCGTGCTCCAGGAAGAAGCGAGGCCCTGGGAGGGAAaagcccagccagcccagggacacagagTGGCCCCAGTGCCAAGAGGGCAGTATACCTCAAAGTAGCTCCCACTGAAGAGGAGGCGAATGCCAGGGTCGCCGGGAGCACAGAGCCCAGCAAAGGGCACAGTGGGAGAGCCAGCAGCCGCCGCAACGGCAGAGCCAGCCAGGCCGAGGCACCCGCGGCCCTCGCAGACCTGGCACTGCCACTCGAGAAG GCTGTGGTTTTGGCCAAAGAGACTGTTCCCGTGGAGATGCCACCTCTTGCAGCTACCACAGAGGTGCTCCCCCACCGTGTTGCCACCTGTGTTGAGAAGAGagtcctgcagccaggcagcCCTACTGAGGCCTTGCGGAGCCGGGACTGCCTGCCTGTCCTGGGAGAGAGCTCTAAGGCCATCCCAGTGGCCACCCCTCCCATGGGCAGAGATGGTGAGAAGAGGGACTGGTCCAAGGATGATgtggctctggaagcagcagctgacG AGCCAGAGCCTTTTGTAAGCCTGACCTTTGTCAAGAATGACTCATACGAGAAGGGCAATGATCTGGTGGTGGTGCATGTCTATGTGAAGGAGATCCACAAGGAGACATCCAAGGTGTTGTTCCGGGAACAAGACTTCACACTAGTGTTCCAGACGAG TGATTCGAACTTCCTTCGTCTCCATCCTGGCTGTGGGCCCCACACGGTGTTCCGGTGGCAGGTGAAACTCAG GAACCTGATTGAGCCGGACCAGTGCACATACAACTTCACGGTGTCTCGCATTGATGTCTGCCTGAAGAAACGCCAGAGCCAGCGCTGGGGGGGGCTGGAGGCTCCAGCCACACGAG GTGCAGTGGGTGGTGCAAAGGTTGCCATGCCTACAGGCCCTACCCCTCTGGATAAGAACCCTCCGGGCAGTAACCAGCACCCCCTCTCCAGCAAGGAAGAGGCCCGAACCAGTGACAAAGAGAAGCCACGTGTGGAAGATGGGGCTCTGGATGGTGTGGCAGCCCGTACGGCCACAGAGCACTTGGCAGTGAAGCAGGAGCCACACATTCCTTCG cccAAACCGACATGTATGGTGCCACCAATGACACACAGCCCCGTGAGTGCCGAGAGCGtggaggatgatgaggatgaggatgagaaGAAGAAAGTCTGCCTGCCTGGCTTCACGGGGCTGGTGAACCTGGGCAACACCTGCTTCATGAACAGTGTCATCCAGTCCCTGTCCAACACCCGGGAGCTGCGTGACTACTTCCATG ATCGGTCCTTTGAGTCAGAAATCAATTATAACAACCCGCTGGGGACGGGTGGACGCCTGGCCATCGGCTTTGCCatgctgctcagagctctgtgGAAGGGCACACACCATGCCTTCCAGCCCTCTAAACTGAAG GCAATTGTGGCCAGCAAGGCCAGCCAGTTCACTGGCTATGCCCAGCATGATGCTCAGGAATTTATGGCCTTTCTGCTTGATGGCCTGCATGAGGACCTCAACCGCATCCAGAACAAGCCCTACACAGAGACTGTTGACTCAGATGGGAGGCCTGATGAG GTGGTAGCTGAGGAGGCTTGGCAACGACACAAGATGAGGAATGACTCGTTCATAGTAGACCTCTTCCAGGGCCAGTACAAATCCAAGCTCGTGTGCCCGATGTGCTCCAAG GTATCTATTACCTTTGACCCCTTCCTGTACCTCCCCGTGCCCCTCCCACAGAAGCAAAAGGTGCTGACCGTCTACTACTTTGCAAAGGAGCCACACAAGAAACCCATCAAG TTCCTCGTGAGTATCAGCAAGGAGAACTCCAGTGCCATGGAGGTACTTGACTCAGTTGCCCACAGCGTGCGTGTGAAACCAGAGAACCTGCGCCTGGCAGAG GTGATCAAGAATCACTTCCACCGCATGTTCCTGCCATCTCACTCCCTAGACACAGTCTCGCCAACGGacctgctgctttgctttgaggtgctgtccccagagctggccAAGGAACGTGTGGTGGAGCTTCAGGTCCAGCAG CGTTCGCAGGTGCCCAGTGGCCCTGTCGCCAAGTGTGCAGCCTGCCAGAAGAAGCAGCTGCCAGAGGATGAGAAGCTCAAGCGCTGCACGAGGTGCTATCGAGTTGGTTACTGCAACGT GGCATGTCAGAAAACACACTGGCCAGACCACAAGGCATCGTGCCGTCCTGAGAACATCGGTTTCCCCTTCCTCATCAGTGTGCCCGAGTCCCGCCTCACCTATGCCCGCCTGgcccagctgctggagggctACGCAAG GTACTCAGTCAGCGTGTTCCAGCCTCCATTCCAGTTGGGCCGGATGTCACCGGAGCAAGGGCTGCAGCCTCTGCACTCGGACAAGCTGGAGCCCCTGGCcaagagcagctgtgcagcagccacctctgctcctgagctgggagatggggacagggtTTCAAGCCTCCCTCAGGAGCCCCCGCTCTCGCCAGCTGTGCCTGAGCTGCAGCCAGAGATGGGGGATACTACCACTGTCCGGAGCAAGGTCCTGACAGCCAGGAGTTCCCTCCTGAGCTTGGATTCAGGGTTCTCTGAGCACATGGAGTCGCAGGGTGACAGCTGTTGTGAGAAGGAGCCATCCTATGAGAGAGCCCTCAAGCCAGAAG CTGCCATCCCTGGGTACCAGCACACTCCAGACTCGCTGAGTGCCCGCGCCACACAGTTCTACATCACTAAGATCGATTCTGCCAACCGAGAGCACAAGCTGGAAGATAAAG GTGACACCACCCTGGATCTGACAGACGACTGCTCCCTTGCCCTGGTGTGGAAGAACAATGAGCGCCTCAAGGAATTTGTGTTGGTAGAATCTAAGGAGTTGGAGTGTGTGGAGGATCCAGGCTCGGCCAGCGAAGCAGCCCGGGCTGGCCACTTCACCCTGGAGCAGTGCCTCAATCTCTTCACGAAGCCTGAAGTCCTGGCCCCAGAGGAAGCGTG GTACTGCCCCAAGTGCAAGCAGCACCGTGAGGCTTCCAAGCAGTTGATGCTGTGGCGGCTGCCCAATGTCCTCATCATCCAGCTCAAGCGCTTCTCCTTCCGCAGTTTTATTTGGAGGGACAAGATCAATGACATGGTGGACTTTCCCGTCCG GAGCCTGGATCTGAGCAAGTTCTGCATTGGTCGGAagggtgagcagcagctgcctgtgtATGACCTGTATGCTGTGATCAACCACTATGGAGGCATGATTGGAGGGCACTACACAGCATACGCCCGCCTGCCCAACGACAAGAACAGCCAGCGCAGCGACGTGG gctgGCGGCTCTTTGACGACAGCACAGTCACCACCGTGGATGAGAGCCAGGTGGTGACCAGATACGCCTATGTCCTCTTCTACCGCCGGAGGAACTCTCCTGTGGAgagacccctgccagggcatcCCTCAGACCACCGCGCCGAGCGCACCCCCTCTGCCgaagctgctgccagccag